The genomic segment CGGCGCGCGCGTCGCGCATCGCATGGCAATGGATTTCCCCGACGCCGTCGATCGCCTGATGCTGCTCGATATCGCGCCGACGCTCGCGATGTACGAAGCGACCGACCGCGCATTCGCGACCGCGTACTTCCACTGGTTCTTGCTGATTCAGCCGTCGCCGCTGCCGGAACTGCTGATCAGCGGCAATCCGAACGCCTATATCGACCGCGTGATGGGCAATCGGCACGCGGGTCTCGCGCCGTTCGCGCCGCACGCGTTGCAGGCGTACCGCGACGCGCTCGCGTCGCCCGGCGCGATCTTCGCGATGTGCGAGGACTATCGCGCGTCGGCGAGCATCGATCTGGAGCACGATCGCGCCGATCTGGAACGCGGTCTGAAAGTCGCATGTCCGCTGCGCGTGTTGTGGGGACAAGAAGGTGTGATCGAACGATGCTTCGATGCGCTCGACGAATGGCGGCGCGTCGCACGCGACGTGAGCGGCCGCGCGCTGCCGTGCGGACACTACATTCCCGAGGAACAGCCCGACCTGCTGCTTGCGGAAATGCTCGCCTTCTTCGAGGCCGATGCGCCCTGAAACCCGTGCCGGCATTGGGTCTTACGCGGGTTCAGGTGATCGTTAAAATTTTGTAGGGAAAGCACCGATGCACGTGAAATGGTGTCGCGTTACGATACGTTGGACGTTGATCACGTCCAATTGATTCTGCCGCTTGCCGTAGCTGACAAGCGGCTTTCTTTTTGTGCGCCCGGTTTGCTTCAGGCAGCCGACACGGTTTCGCCGCTCACCCTCACCGAGCCGCCGCGCGCCAGTTCCCCGACGATCTTTTCGATGAGCCTCCGAAGCTCGCCCGATGGCGCGAGCGCGTCGGCGGCGGCGCGCATCGCGCGGGCTTGCGCGGTCATCGTGACGAGCGCGTCGAGCGTCATCGCGCGGACTTCCATCAGCTTGAAGACGATCAGCACCTTGAGTGCGTTCTTCGCGTTGCGCGCGGGATCGGCCTGCAGGTAATCGAGCCGCGATGAAGCGAC from the Caballeronia sp. NK8 genome contains:
- a CDS encoding alpha/beta fold hydrolase, with product MSFGDYEPFRVDAGGVEIVGMKGGDGPPLLLMHGHPQTHEIWHKCAGDLAKHFTVIATDLRGYGASAKPKSDARHTPYSKRAMAADQVAVMRHFGFERFLVCAHDRGARVAHRMAMDFPDAVDRLMLLDIAPTLAMYEATDRAFATAYFHWFLLIQPSPLPELLISGNPNAYIDRVMGNRHAGLAPFAPHALQAYRDALASPGAIFAMCEDYRASASIDLEHDRADLERGLKVACPLRVLWGQEGVIERCFDALDEWRRVARDVSGRALPCGHYIPEEQPDLLLAEMLAFFEADAP